The following proteins are encoded in a genomic region of Diadema setosum chromosome 10, eeDiaSeto1, whole genome shotgun sequence:
- the LOC140233731 gene encoding ileal sodium/bile acid cotransporter-like: MDFGLDATDVTVIWITESTVLSTATLNVTSNGTTVSPPNGGVNLTLASQILAVISLVLLMLSMGVTINFKDIKETFRHPAGFFIGMASQFILMPLIGFCLGLALKLDDAGAISVLILACCPGGTYSNVFTYVTNGDVCLSVSMTTVSTVAALGMMPLNLFIYSRVWTSESAVIPYMDIFTNLITILIPAAFGVFLNWWKKEWSIWITRVSLTLAVLIGIGSFAFPIMLNPSFYKAGWGLWLCSILLPALGFAIGYGFALLLRQPHAKCRAIAFETGSQNVAFAWTVTLLSFVDSPLFLDMLFYPILYLFLIHIEPALLIGLYKWITHMRKGKAADAEDNIEIVRVKVNEQEASGSEVTSKIGNSVYTQEVATEITTISK, encoded by the exons ATGGATTTCGGGCTGGATGCTACGGATGTGACTGTCATATGGATCACCGAATCAACTGTGCTGTCTACGGCAACGCTAAATGTTACAAGTAATGGCACCACTGTGAGCCCTCCAAACGGTGGAGTCAATCTAACCTTGGCGTCACAGATCTTGGCCGTTATCTCACTGGTACTGCTGATGTTGTCAATGGGCGTGACCATTAACTTCAAGGACATTAAAGAAACG TTTCGTCATCCTGCCGGATTTTTCATCGGCATGGCGTCACAGTTTATACTGATGCCTCTCATCGGGTTCTGCCTCGGCCTGGCCTTGAAACTTGACGATGCCGGCGCCATATCGGTCCTCATACTTGCATGCTGCCCTGGTGGAACTTATTCGAATGTCTTCACATACGTGACGAATGGGGACGTGTGCTTGAG CGTTTCCATGACAACGGTTTCCACAGTCGCCGCCCTAGGGATGATGCCCCTAAATCTTTTTATCTACTCTCGGGTGTGGACCAGTGAGTCAGCGGTGATTCCTTACATGGATATTTTTACAAACCTCATCACTATTCTGATCCCCGCCGCCTTCGGAGTGTTTTTGAACTGGTGGAAGAAAGAATGGTCGATTTGGATTACACGG GTATCCTTGACTCTTGCGGTTCTCATTGGGATTGGGTCCTTTGCCTTCCCCATAATGCTGAATCCAAGTTTCTACAAAGCTGGATGGGGACTGTGGCTGTGTTCCATCCTTCTTCCAGCCCTGGGTTTCGCCATAGGCTACGGGTTTGCCCTCTTGCTCCGACAGCCTCACGCCAAGTGCCGTGCTATCGCCTTCGAGACCGGCTCGCAGAACGTAGCATTTGCCTGGACGGTAACCCTCCTCTCCTTCGTCGATTCGCCTCTCTTCCTAGACATGCTCTTCTACCCGATTCTCTATCTATTTTTGATCCATATCGAGCCAGCTTTACTGATCGGGTTATACAAGTGGATTACACACATGCGGAAAGGCAAAGCGGCGGATGCTGAAGACAACATTGAAATAGTTAGAGTCAAGGTCAATGAACAGGAGGCCAGTGGCTCAGAAGTGACGAGCAAAATTGGTAACTCAGTTTACACTCAGGAGGTAGCAACAGAAatcacaaccatttcaaaataa
- the LOC140234141 gene encoding MRG/MORF4L-binding protein-like codes for MAISKMSSGESAKAAGEELVWNTELEVSLFYAMRGHKPVGVNKNFQMMCIHEKFNQATGRQVTSQQIWDHLGTMYDMQALHESEILPFPNKEVEFTLPPSEFEDMMQQRAKSGGETLRTTSTTQDGSKSDSSKAPIKQSAPSGVVAGTPSEKDNSPKRKRTRQAATTPSEAPSSKRRR; via the exons ATGGCGATCAGCAAGATGTCATCGGGGGAAAGTGCTAAAGCAGCGGGAGAGGAACTTGTGTGGAACACTGAGCTTGAAGTCAGTCTCTTCTATGCCATGCGTGGACATAAACCAGTCG GAGTTAACAAGAACTTTCAGATGATGTGCATACATGAGAAGTTCAACCAAGCCACAGGAAGGCAGGTGACCTCCCAGCAGATTTGGGACCACCTTGGAACCATGTACGACATGCAGGCCCTG CACGAGTCTGAAATCCTCCCCTTTCCAAATAAGGAGGTTGAGTTCACATTGCCCCCGAGTGAATTTGAAGACATGATGCAGCAGCGTGCCAAATCGGGAGGAGAGACATTGcgaacaacatcaacaacacaaGATG GTTCAAAGTCGGACTCGTCAAAGGCTCCAATCAAGCAGAGTGCACCAAGCGGGGTTGTGGCGGGAACGCCATCGGAGAAGGACAATTCACCGAAGAGGAAGCGGACGAGGCAAGCAGCGACCACGCCCTCCGAGGCACCTTCTTCCAAGAGGAGGAGATGA